A single window of Emys orbicularis isolate rEmyOrb1 chromosome 18, rEmyOrb1.hap1, whole genome shotgun sequence DNA harbors:
- the PIP5KL1 gene encoding phosphatidylinositol 4-phosphate 5-kinase-like protein 1, translating into MQSVFYPDERILERYDIKGCQVNRWTEPAPEGSQVIVVLKDLNFEGNSIHLGQQRSWLLRQVQLDTQFLKELNVLDYSLLVAFQPLHADEKGQNLSFADIIFRTTISSKSDSDLARILAQNRRLLPRCKSPLHLLDGPEFRYFMGIIDLFTVYSFRKRLEHLWKCIRYRDQTFSTVSPSDYARRLCQWVESHTV; encoded by the exons ATGCAGAGCGTGTTCTACCCCGACGAAAGGATCCTTGAACG GTACGACATTAAAGGGTGTCAGGTGAATCGCTGGACAGAGCCCGCCCCCGAGGGCAGCCAAGTCATCGTGGTGCTGAAGGATCTCAACTTTGAAGGAAATTCCATCCACCTGG GTCAGCAGCGTTCCTGGCTCCTACGCCAGGTGCAGCTGGACACGCAGTTCCTGAAGGAGCTGAACGTGCTGGACTACAGCCTGCTGGTGGCATTTCAGCCCCTGCATGCAGACGAAAAGGGCCAGAACCTGTCCTTCGCGGACATCATCTTCAGGACCACCAT CAGCTCCAAGTCTGACAGTGATCTGGCCCGCATCCTGGCCCAGAACCGACGCTTGCTGCCCCGATGCAAGAGCCCTCTGCACTTGCTTGACGGCCCGGAGTTCCGCTACTTCATGGGCATCATTGACCTGTTCACCGTGTACAGCTTCCGCAAGAGGCTCGAGCACCTGTGGAAATGCATCCGGTACCGGGATCAGACCTTCTCCACCGTCAGCCCCTCGGATTACGCCAGGCGCCTCTGCCAGTGGGTGGAATCACACACTGTATGA